Proteins encoded together in one Hymenobacter monticola window:
- a CDS encoding potassium channel family protein, whose amino-acid sequence MLRRLNINRLILAVTLTGLSLIFGMAGFMGIEHYHPIDAFYMTVTTIATVGFGEIHPFSLAGRLFVSVYILYNLVVVAYLVSVFSSFIFDGELRKIYKMIRTDQEIRRFSGHVIVCGFGRNGRRAYQELVANGVRVVVIEMNQELMKSHAEGDGDEDYNGDGAPGGNIYSVFGDATADRVLKQAGVERASSLITALPKDADNVFVALSARALNPRLRIIARASQKTSESKLLSAGADSVVMPDEIGGSHMANLVVRPEVIRFLDLISGLSADKLRLEEMNFDQLRKDLHGRSIRELNVRSITGATIIGLRQAAGSLLVSPPVDYVLAPGDVLLVLGSEEQIETFEVRFRQL is encoded by the coding sequence ATGCTCCGCCGCCTCAACATCAACCGCCTGATTCTGGCCGTCACGCTCACCGGGCTGAGTCTGATTTTCGGCATGGCGGGCTTCATGGGCATCGAGCACTACCACCCCATCGATGCCTTTTACATGACCGTGACGACCATCGCCACGGTTGGCTTTGGCGAAATTCATCCGTTTTCGCTGGCCGGGCGGCTATTCGTGTCGGTCTATATCCTCTACAACCTGGTGGTGGTGGCCTACCTGGTGTCGGTTTTCTCTTCCTTTATCTTTGACGGCGAGCTGCGCAAAATTTACAAAATGATTCGAACCGACCAGGAAATCCGGCGCTTCAGCGGGCACGTCATCGTGTGCGGATTCGGCCGCAACGGCCGCCGCGCCTACCAGGAGCTGGTGGCCAACGGCGTGCGCGTGGTCGTCATCGAAATGAACCAGGAACTGATGAAAAGCCACGCCGAAGGCGACGGCGACGAAGATTACAACGGCGACGGCGCGCCCGGCGGCAACATCTACAGCGTGTTTGGCGACGCCACGGCCGACCGCGTGCTCAAGCAGGCCGGCGTGGAGCGGGCCTCCTCGCTCATCACGGCCTTGCCCAAGGACGCCGACAACGTGTTCGTGGCCCTTTCGGCCCGCGCCCTCAACCCGCGCCTGCGCATCATCGCCCGCGCCTCCCAAAAAACCTCCGAAAGCAAGCTGCTCTCGGCCGGGGCCGACTCGGTGGTGATGCCGGACGAAATCGGCGGCTCGCACATGGCCAATCTGGTGGTGCGCCCCGAAGTCATCCGCTTTCTCGACCTGATTTCGGGCCTGAGCGCCGACAAACTGCGGCTCGAAGAAATGAACTTTGACCAATTGCGCAAGGACTTGCACGGCCGCAGCATCCGGGAGCTCAACGTGCGTTCCATCACCGGCGCCACCATCATTGGCCTGCGCCAGGCCGCCGGCTCCCTGCTCGTGAGCCCGCCCGTCGACTACGTGCTGGCCCCCGGCGACGTGCTGTTGGTGCTCGGCAGCGAAGAGCAGATTGAAACCTTCGAAGTGCGCTTCCGACAACTGTAG
- the dnaG gene encoding DNA primase, with the protein MARIPKELVDHIIQTADIVEVVGDFVQLKRKGQNLWAPCPFHNEKSPSFSVNPAKSLYKCFGCGKAGGVVQFVMDVEGTSYVEALKYLARKYAIEIQEEEKTPQQQLEQNERDSQFIVSDFAKNHYHRLLLNSEEGMSIGYGYLKERGLNLSTIQTFELGYSLDSWDDLMKAAETAGFDKKYLEKTGLTVIRTDDQGKDTGRRYDRFRGRVMFPIHNISGRVVGFGARTLKRDDKMAKYLNSPESEIYHKSDVLYGLFQARQAIRTQEVCYLVEGYLDVLSLYQGGIKNVVASSGTSLTEGQIRLIKRYSDNVTVLYDGDAAGIKASLRGTDLLLEGGLNVRVVLFPDGDDPDSYIRKVGDQRFTEYIETKSQDFISFKTTLVAREASNDPVKKAEAIRDVLHSIAKVPDAIKRQVFLQQTSATFGIDEQVLITEYNKLVKTASQKAPDGRSSGQSDNRGNYGQGAGSANTGFPPSSNPRPAPAPRPMTDEEEAEMLMYGGAEAAESLSNSFASAPAKVAEQEAMPDMLQVCEREVLRLLVLYAGREIDNELSVAGYLMGQLGEYPLTFPLYAEMWEICRQELLAGRFPDARQLAQNEREDIRQLITDLATERYEISPNWRTKEIYVFNEVDLPQLACDNAVLRLNKVHVQRELDQCLEKLRHPLDDAEMFEILGDIKRLKELDNELAGLLGTVVGRSA; encoded by the coding sequence ATGGCCCGCATCCCCAAAGAATTAGTTGACCACATCATCCAGACCGCCGACATCGTGGAAGTCGTCGGCGACTTCGTGCAGCTCAAGCGCAAGGGCCAGAACCTGTGGGCCCCGTGCCCGTTCCACAACGAGAAGTCGCCCTCGTTCTCGGTAAACCCGGCCAAGTCGCTCTACAAGTGCTTCGGCTGCGGCAAGGCCGGCGGCGTGGTGCAGTTTGTGATGGACGTGGAAGGCACCAGCTACGTGGAGGCCCTCAAGTACCTGGCCCGCAAGTACGCCATCGAGATTCAGGAGGAGGAAAAGACGCCCCAGCAGCAGCTGGAGCAGAACGAGCGGGACTCGCAGTTCATCGTCTCGGACTTCGCCAAAAACCACTACCACCGCCTGCTGCTCAACTCCGAGGAGGGGATGAGTATCGGCTACGGCTACCTCAAGGAGCGCGGCCTCAACCTGAGTACCATCCAGACCTTCGAGCTCGGCTACTCGCTCGACAGCTGGGACGACCTAATGAAAGCCGCTGAAACCGCCGGATTCGACAAGAAATACCTCGAAAAAACCGGCCTCACCGTCATCCGCACCGACGACCAGGGCAAAGACACCGGCCGGCGCTACGACCGGTTTCGGGGCCGCGTGATGTTCCCGATTCACAACATCAGCGGCCGGGTGGTGGGCTTCGGGGCGCGCACCCTCAAGCGCGACGACAAGATGGCGAAGTATCTCAACTCGCCCGAGTCGGAGATTTACCACAAGTCCGACGTGCTGTACGGGCTGTTTCAGGCCCGGCAGGCCATTCGTACGCAAGAGGTTTGCTACCTGGTAGAAGGCTACCTGGACGTTTTGTCGTTGTATCAGGGCGGCATCAAAAACGTGGTGGCTTCGTCGGGTACCTCCCTTACGGAGGGCCAGATTCGGCTCATCAAGCGGTATTCCGACAATGTGACCGTACTCTATGACGGCGACGCGGCCGGCATCAAGGCCTCGCTGCGCGGCACGGACTTGCTGCTCGAAGGTGGCCTGAACGTGCGCGTGGTGCTCTTCCCCGACGGCGACGACCCCGACAGCTACATCCGCAAAGTGGGCGACCAGCGCTTCACCGAGTACATCGAAACCAAGAGCCAGGACTTCATCAGCTTCAAAACCACGCTCGTGGCCCGCGAGGCGTCCAACGACCCGGTGAAGAAGGCCGAGGCCATCCGCGACGTGCTGCACAGCATCGCCAAAGTGCCCGACGCCATCAAGCGTCAGGTGTTTTTGCAGCAAACCTCGGCCACCTTCGGCATCGACGAGCAGGTGCTCATCACCGAGTACAACAAGCTGGTGAAAACCGCCAGCCAGAAGGCCCCCGACGGCCGCAGCAGTGGCCAGAGCGACAACCGCGGCAACTACGGCCAGGGCGCCGGCAGCGCCAACACCGGCTTCCCACCCAGCAGCAACCCGCGCCCGGCTCCCGCGCCGCGGCCGATGACCGACGAGGAAGAAGCCGAAATGCTGATGTACGGCGGCGCCGAAGCGGCCGAGTCGCTGAGCAACTCGTTTGCTTCGGCTCCGGCCAAAGTCGCCGAGCAGGAGGCCATGCCCGACATGCTGCAGGTGTGCGAGCGGGAGGTGCTGCGCCTGTTGGTGCTCTACGCGGGCCGCGAAATTGACAACGAGCTGAGCGTGGCCGGCTACCTCATGGGTCAGCTCGGCGAGTACCCGCTCACGTTTCCGCTCTACGCCGAGATGTGGGAAATCTGCCGGCAGGAGCTGTTGGCCGGCCGCTTCCCCGATGCCCGCCAGTTGGCCCAGAACGAGCGCGAAGACATCCGCCAGCTCATCACCGACCTGGCCACCGAGCGCTACGAAATCAGCCCCAACTGGCGCACCAAGGAAATCTACGTCTTCAACGAAGTGGACCTGCCCCAGCTGGCCTGCGACAACGCCGTGCTGCGCCTCAACAAGGTGCACGTGCAGCGCGAGCTCGACCAGTGCCTCGAAAAACTCCGCCACCCGCTGGACGACGCCGAGATGTTCGAGATTCTGGGCGACATCAAGCGCCTCAAGGAGCTGGACAACGAGCTGGCTGGCCTCCTGGGTACGGTGGTGGGGCGCAGCGCCTAA